A section of the Phycodurus eques isolate BA_2022a chromosome 4, UOR_Pequ_1.1, whole genome shotgun sequence genome encodes:
- the LOC133401754 gene encoding FXYD domain-containing ion transport regulator 5-like isoform X2 codes for MWNRVFKGHNPKDKDQMRRLLVRGRQAAGCGMNAQTGILFKRRCSAMLDSRHQGAPYSNVGHGMSVRFHPSAVCTSICSEELFSVRTETMGTTEATFTDHNDFEYDEETLRTTGLVLAIVMFVAGILIALSNKCTKCVKSSSK; via the exons ATGTGGAATCGGGTGTTCAAAGgg catAATCCCAAAGACAAAGATCAGATG CGTAGGCTACTAGTACGTGGACGTCAAGCTGCTGGATGTGGAATGAACGCTCAAACCGGCATCCTATTCAAACGGCGCTGCAGCGCAATGTTGGACTCGCGCCACCAGGGTGCGCCCTACTCGAATGTGGGCCACGGCATGTCAGTACGTTTCCACCCATCCGCAGTCTGCACGTCGATTTGCTCCGAGGAACTCTTCAGCGTCCGCACTGAAACCATGGGCACCACAG AAGCAACGTTTACAGATCATAATGACTTTGAATATG ACGAAGAGACGTTGAGGACCACAGGGCTTGTCCTTGCCATTGTCATGTTTGTGGCTGGCATTTTGATAGCCTTAA